The following nucleotide sequence is from Trifolium pratense cultivar HEN17-A07 linkage group LG2, ARS_RC_1.1, whole genome shotgun sequence.
CTAAATTtccatgattggtccttaggggattctaattgttatttttcttgaacaatgtgattatcatatgatatgatcaatgaattacgaagttagtttctttgattattccttgtgcttaatgctttgtatgaatttgcgacttatatgatgatttcaatgatttgttttactatgacgataggaatgaatcatcgatctagggataattaatcaattaactttcactcaagacattttggattgttaattgagattttaaGGATTAAGGTTTTTAttcctcaattgatcatcgaGTCATctaagacattagggattgatgatcaagggagaagattatgttaccaagacatttgGTATAATCAATTGAGATTTAATCTAATCAGGTAACTACATGGAGTactcatacatgaaattaccaagaaaaataataattaggtGAACCAATAAGGACCAATCGCTTCTCTTCATGAATTTGAATTCTAAGtcatttttaagtttatgataaaaatccaaaccaagttaaactcccccctttgcattttaattattaatcctaaattaatttaattgttttgtcgagattaaaacaatccctgtggatacgaactttgattttattacttgacgacaatttagtacacttgctaaatttttaTCACTTCTCTCTGTTGGTTTGAATTGAATTGGTTTTGTTTGAATGGTTTGGTTTTGGTAAGCTCGGAATGAATTGGATGTTGGATTGGTTTGAGATTGGTTCTTCTATCTGATGGTTTCTCTCTTTGGAGACTACTTCTCTCTCGGATGATTGCTCACTTTGGTTGCTTCTCTCAATTGGTTAGTTATTAGCTCGGTTGGTTACGCTAGTAGTTGGTTGATTTATTTTCAGGGTTAacttgtaacaagcttaaaagcttagtaagctttagcttgaggggtagtattaAGATAAAATGTTTTGAGTTTATATTATTTAGTAtgtttttcgtattttgttttgtttgacaaactcacaaTGCTTCTTGttaatgcatcgtgagtttgagggtaggtgttagataataagtTATTGAGCTTGCTATTGGACCCATTAGGTTTGCTATATAATCCCTTGTGAATGTAAATGTTAGGAAACCCTAGTCTCCCTTTGTCTCATCTCTTTGTATTCCTCTTTTGTTAACTGTCTCCATAGTTTAActgttatttttcatttgtatttatcattttgtttagggatagaaaataaagaaaataccATATATGTGCGTCAAAAATATATGCCATAtgcaatatataatatttacaAATTTAAGAATATATGGTTGCATGTAAGTGGAGGTCAATATCAAGTTCAAGGTTCTAGCGAGGCTTGATATTGATCATTGTCCTAAAGATTCGTTCCATGATAGAGACTAGAGAGCGATAAGGACATGGTTGGTTAAGCTCACATGACAACATATTTATTTTCTAGAACCACAAAAGAGGAAACATAATAGAAATTAAGGGTTTAAGTGTTGAGAGATTTTGGGTAAGGTTCTGGGAATGGAAAATACGTTCTAAGTGAGTTTTTAAGTGATTATAGTAAAGGGTTAAGAGAGGAAATGAAAGAAATTGAGAATTGCTCTTGGCCAGTGAATAATTCAAGACAATTTGATGGTCACTTTTGTAATTTCCTTGGAAGaggaaatgataaaaaaaaaagggtttgtTCTTGTTAGCTAACTTTATGTAACTCTTTTTTATCTGTTCTAAAAATTGATTGATAGTAGATTGAAGAATTACTCTCTCCTTGAGTGAGTCAATTTATACCTAATTAGAAAAATTATCTTATTGCGTATCATCTACTCTAATTACTCTAATGATGCTTTCTCTCCAGatcccccgtgattcttttatgttccccaatattccaattttttccttgcagaaaaattcggttcgcagaaaccgaatttttcctAGTGCAAAATCagagtaaattttggtttttagaaaccgaaatttgttttcaaggcaaaaaaaaacttcgatttctacAAACCGAAATCTGGGGGCGCGTtaaacaattttcattatttatccATGATGCATGAGGAAAAAGCTTATGCATCATAACCACTCCTCATTATGTGTGTGAATTTATAGTGACTTTTTTATTTCgtctatgtaaaaaaaaaaaactaacccaTGAGTATGTATCGAAGGTCTCTCAAcgatttaaaaaattactattttttgtaCTAATCTcggtaatatatattttttaatagcttaattacacttttaattttttatctttattttaggttttaagttgatcccttatattttaaaagtttcaagttggtccctcccgtcaaattttttattattaccgttaaatttgaACATATGTCATCTTTTCAAGTTTGGTTTccgtttgaaacttttaaaagacaATTGACcaacttaaaatctaaaataataataaaagagaaaaaaaaaatgcaattaagcCTTATTTAATTAAGTGAGTAGTTGGAATTTATGTTGTTTACCtgccattcaaaaaaagaaaatttgttgTTTACCTTCACGTGAAGAAACGTGCTCTGTCTGTCATTCTTCACTAGTAATTAAATACGGATATGGATTGGGTGCTGTCAATGACTGTGACTACATGCAGTCGGTAGATCACAGTCGTCCGATTTGTAATCGGACAGTTCAGAgttaaagttaaaatatttatattttataaaactaaaaTGCACTAAGATCAGATCCATCCGATTTTTATCAAACGGTTCAGAGAAGTTGACTGTAGCCTGACTGTACCATGGCTGACTGCTCAGAATCCATTTCCATGAAATACTCATTTTCAAATGGTGTCCATGCATTGAAGCGTTTCATTCCATCAAACACAGTCTTATCTAAAATCATCATTCAAAGCTATCTTAAGCTAATCAAGGTAagaaatatttcatttttacatTCACATGCATCTAGTActtcatatattttataattacattCCAAGTAATTTGCAGCTTCTAATATAGTTTATTGAAAAAGGtaacatatatataatcaaattggattcataacttgaaaaaaaaaatgttcaagtGTGGAACCTCATTATTGGTGCCTTCAGTCCAAGAACTTGCAAAACAGGCCAACATTGAAGTTCCAGAAAAGTATCTTCAACCAAATCAAGATCCTATTGTTGTATCAAATACAACTTCTTTACAACAAGTTCCAATCATTGATCTAAGTAAATTGTTATCTGAAGATGCAAATGAGCTAGAGAAGCTAGATCTAGCTTGTAAAGAATGGGGGTTCTTCCAGGTTTGAACTATATTACTCCTCCTGAATGCATTGTATTTTTCATTGGTATACTGTAAAAAATTCTTAATTGATTCCCTGAACTATGAAGTTATTGTGCTGgataagaagaaagaagattGTTTGTGAGATATACTAGAAGGTGTCTTGTCTAGTTTTTGCTCATAGAATTTGAGTTGGACGTAATTCAACCCTTTTATAAAATTGGTTTGTAAAGTAAGGACTGTCTCAACATATAAACTTATGTTCAAGTCTTATCTCATACATTGTCGGACACTTAACATATCCTTTTAGATCACGACTGGACATGTAGTGATGACCTAATATCAAATGACCTGACAATTTTCGATAGATAGACTCTAATACCATCTTACAATTTTGGATTGGCCAAATTCAACCCATACAAAAGCAGCTTGTATACTGTAAAGTGATGACTGCTCCAACTTATAAACTTATATTTAGTTGTTATCTCATCCAATGTGTTGAGTATGACTCATATGCATCGGGAAGAGGGCTGGGGGCAGCCCAGGAGCTGAGGTGGCGtagtattattataaatacaGTCTGTAACACTAAAATCATAATTCATTCAAGTTAATAAACACAAACGGTAGTGACTCTGCCCACAATTTGGGGAACTCCGTTATGAAACATCGTGTGTTCATTGTTTGCGTTTAgttattatttctcttttgtttcaaGTTGTTCTAACACAAATTTAAACTGTTAATACTGTCTATTTTCAATGTTTCTGTTTTTCTGTTCTGCAAATTTGAAGAAATACAATTAAAGGGAAATTTTATACCTCTAGTCAATGTTGGATTTGTCTCCATCTGCTTCATTTTAATAGCAGCAAATATGACATCAAATAACATTTGTGACCAATATATTGATAGACAAAATACATCTTGCATTCTTGCATTTCCTTAATTTGTTTAAATGTAACAGATATAGTTATTTATATACTCTAAATCTCTAATTTTATAAACTTTCTAAGATGTCCAATATTGAAATTTATTACAGTTGATTAATCATGGAGTCAATCCATCATTGATAGAAAATGTGAAGATAGGTGTTAAAGAATTCTTAACCTTGCCCgtggaagagaagaagaaacttTGGCAAACCCCAAATGATATAGAAGGATTTGGTCAATTATTTGTTGCATCTGAAGATCAAAAGTTAGAATGGGCAGATTTATTCTTCATCGCGACTCTTCCATCATATGCAAGGAATCCACGCTTATTTCCAAATATTCCACAACCATTTAGGTTTTCTATCTTTTTCTCACTCTGTCTTTGTTTTCTAGCCACAATGTTGTTAGTCGCAGATCGTGAAAAATTGTTTGCTCAAATTCTGCAGTAAAACAGTGATGCTTCAACCGCTGTTTGACAACATTTTGCACTAAATACCGTATCACAAAACAATAGTACTTTGTTCAGAGAGAATCTACTACGTTGTAGCAATATAGCGCCACTAGTTTCCCTCTTATcatgatattattattactctACTCTAACCAACATTGTTTCATATTGCAGAGAAAATTTAGAGACCTATTGTTTAGAATTGAAAAAAGTTTGTATCACAATCATCAAACATATGGAAAAAGCTCTTAAAGTTGAACTAAATGAAATACTAGAATCATTTGATGATATAAATCAATCAATGAGGTTCAATTACTACCCTCCTTGTCCCAAACCAGAAAATGTCATTGGATTGAATCCTCATTCTGATGCGGCGGCCTTAACCATCCTTCTCCAAGCAAGTGATATTGAAGGTCTCCAAATAAGAAAAGATGGACAGTGGATTTCTATTAAACCACTCACCAATGCTTTTGTCATAAACATTGGAGACATTTTGGAAGTAATAATTGATAGAAAATTAGTCATattttctcttattattttacCCTTTTATGTGTTATCAGTGTGTAAGAACCAAAATCAAATGTAAGCGCCAAGCACATTTAGCCGGTGGAGCTATGTGTGaataaattttacactaaattagtaaaattattGCGGTCTGATGTTTGAAGCACCAAGTGGAGAATAGGTGCAGTGTGAATGCGTGCACTCACACGCATTTGGACCATCTGTTCAAGATCTGGCGGTCtatattttaatgaaattttttatttttttaaatttaaaatatagaaCTTGAAATATAGACCGTCTGATCTTATTTGGACGGTCGAGATATGACTGTCTATAGTCAAGGGTTGTATAACTGCACACAACGCGAAGTTAACTATCGCTGAAATTCAAAGGCTTTCACTTTAGTCTCTTGAGATAATTCGAAAGCAAAAATTGACTGATCCAAAAGAATTAATGTAGTTGAAGATGTTCAACTTCagaaataattttgtaattccattccattcatttGACATATGTAATTTTAGATACTAAAATGGTCGCAATGTCGCAAAGTATGACTATGTACATCAGTTTTACACTCTTACTGATAAATGTATCAATACTCTGAGGATTAAGAATTATTAATACTCACCTTAAATGGTTTTGCAGATTCTGACCAATGGAATTTATCGAAGTATTGAACATCGAGCTACAGTTAACTCAAAGAAAGAGAGGATTTCCATTGCAACATTTCACAGACCTCCAATGAGCAAGGTTTTAGGTCCAACACCAAGTCTTGTTACTTCTGAAATGCCTGCATTGTTCAAAACACTTACAGTGGAAGACTACTACAAAGTATTCTTTTCACGCCAGCTACAAGGAAAATCATGCCTTGATGTTATGAGAATCCAAAATGAGAATAATAAGCCATAAAAGTTTTGTAGGACTATTTGGGCTAAAAATAAACATGTCTGAAAATAGTTACCCCCTATGTGGTGGTAgctaaagaaaattaaataattcaaTAATGTGGATTTGTACTATCATGGGAATCGaaaattactattattaaaCTTTCATAAACAACGGTTGCAAGGTTTCATACCTGTAATTGACTAAATGTTTAAACCAGAATGATTAATTTTAGTCTAGTTCATATTGCACACAAGGTGCTTGATAAATTGTCAAAACTATGATTTTTGCTTTCTAAGTTTTGATAATAACTACTAACTAGTGTACTTGTGCATTGCAATCAAAATTAATATCTATATTAATTTGATGGAAGGTGTTTATTTGATTGATATTATAACGCAAAATTTCTTAGTCTCATAAGTACGTTGCgccagaatttttttttaaaactgtttTATAGGCATCTGGTCTTTCCGATAACGTTTTCTTTGCTGATCATTTCTGATTTTAAATTAATGATCTATTCAACCCAAATAGATTGAGACCATTAAGTCTAACAGTGGGTCAACTATGGAAGCATCGGAATCCATTGATCCCATCGCGATGGAAGAGAATGCGAAGTTGATAGTAAAATGGGAATTAGcatatgtttgaattgatttatttttgagtttatacaaaacaataaatatttataaaagttaGGCCAAATAACCATTTTTAAAAGTTCTAGtaagatctttttttttttattttttttatttttatattttaagaaaaattataatatattatcaaacatatcttttagAGTTTAATGGAGATGCACTGATggtacaaaataattttatgcAGTCATCCAATAAGAAACCGTCAATCTCTCATGTCATACGAAGAAAGTGGGGTGACGTGGCGGAATATATAGTTCTTATTGACAACTCTATCTTTTAACctcattataataaaaaataaaaacaacatttaacctttttttataaaaaataagtacTGTATCTTAGAGTTTTTAGAAGTGAAAGGAAAAtaaagtgaaattttttttttctgcccctacatttatctctttaccccaacatattttaaaatattatcattcTACCCTTATATTAAAGTGTGTTGATATGTTAAAAGTGTGCTGATATGTTAAACCTGCATCAaaagtgtgctggtatgttaaaattacatttatctctttaacatattttaccggaacacttttcaaaagtgtgctggtatgttaTTTAGCCACGGTTACACCATGGCTAAAACCGTGGCTAAATggaaaattttggaaaaaattgCATCAAACCAAGGATGACTTACGACACCAAAATACtttcaaaattattcaaaatcaCTTTAGAAATTACATGGAAAAAGCagaatattttgatgtttttatgtttataaaattGTAGTTTTCACTGCTGCGCATAAGAAGTATTCGGTTCTTGATCGGCTCGACCGTAACCGGTTTAGCATGTGATTCTTATACTTGTGTGTTTATTACTTCAAATTCGTTTATCTATAATTTAACTAAAGTACCTACTATAAGAGAACTATTGTTTTTAAGCGATACTGCATTTGATTCGCTAAAAAATAAGGTACTGGTCTGGACAAGACAACTTTAGTTGTATTGTGTTTGATATAAAAACTATTTCTGGAATAGGACAAACTGGGGGCCAAGGGATTGGACAAAAAACCTAAATTCTTGTCCTCAACTGAACCACGAGACAACATTTTGTCCtctgcacaagttgtctaaaaaaccaaaataacattttgttcatcaaacatcgtacaaagacaaaatttgttcaacacCTTAAACTTTatcctgtactgttctgtcttATATTGTCccgtactgttctgtccagtacttatatgcaaacaacttatgcaatataaattaagttttatgctattttataagttcacactagtgaaaattatatttttataagctattttatcataaactaccttgacaaacttataataatacataaaaattacataagctgtttgcataagctcaaaaataaattgattacaaaaaaaattatacctttaaataaataaaataaatcttaagctattataaatataaatcctAACGATTctaaacagaaatataaatctaaaatctttaaaattaaatatatttagacATTCTTCTCGAATAAAGAGAGAACAAATTTACATGTGTGGTTAATGCACTTCCACTTGAGCATACATGGCGTACTTTTAGGACAATCTTCATCAAATTCACATTTAACTATTGctgtaataaataaataaaaaaaataataaaacaatgtTACTTGTAAAAATTGTTAGAAGGTTGTGGCCAAActataaaataaagaaagaaacataaaaagGATGAAAATGACTTACCTTCAACGTTCTTTCTAACAAGTAATAGCGTAAgaaataaaagcaaaacaaaaataagCATTTTAACCATAGTTTAAGCAATTCACATCTAACAAATAGAATATATTTTGAGCACTTATAATgctaaaaacaatttaataattgatgtaggaggatttcttctgtattttattattttagttagatttagttctattatattttaggttgattccttatttttatatttcacctaggttagttatttttatattttaggtagatttgtaatttttatttagctaggtttgttgtttttatttttacaatctttaggagatttgttaattgactccaaattactctttcggtggactccgaaaccctattttgacaagtttgtgtttgcggcttgtctttatccattaggtttagcgttttgctaacctagcgcttccgtactgcgtcaatAATGATCCAAAATTTTGTTAGGGTCAATATTAAATGTCTTTTCAGTatattaatgttttgtttttgaccCTTCAATTAAAATAGTTAGTAAAGTGGTGACTAAAGGGGTGACGTAAAAAGATTGCTAATCATAATTagattttattagtttttaattaactttttttaacttttaattatacAAAGGGAAACTCTAAAATCAAAACATCGATAAGTGTTAGcgtaactaataaaaatatcgaaataAGTGTTAGGTCGGACGCCATGTATTCTTTATAGTGTTAGGTCGAACGTCATAATTGAAATTCGAACTCCGACTCCCTcatttatgtgtgtgtgtgtgaatttatGAGAACTTTGCAATTTTCATCTATGTAccaaaaattagaaaattaaaatcaaaacaataGTTGAAACCTGGAAACATAGTTGAACACAAATTTAACGTATTGTACAAATATTTGATAATTGGCGTGACAACGAAGTGAAGCGCATGTTGAACGTATTGTAGAATTTTTGCACATTCCTACCTAATATATTTTAtgggttaaatattttttttgtctttataaaattactatattttggttttggtccctATAAAAAGTGTCATGTGTTTGTAATAACCCCAAATCTTATTGTAGTGAATAATAATTATCATTGGCCTAAAGTTTAATTAAGTTCCTTACAGAATTTTTATGTATACTGTTTTAGTCactgttattttttaaaaaatttaaaattgtttactaaaattttaaatttttgaataaatattttttaggcaTATTTTGAATACTataaaaatttctttataaaactttagaaacttttaaaaagagaagagtttaatataaaaattttaaatttcaaaaaataaagataaaagtaacaaaaattttcacttagaaattAAATCTTAAGTTCTTTTCGAGGAACTTTTTAAAatcttataaatatatgtaaaataattattaaaaatacatattaatttaacaacaaaaattaaaactacgtatataataattttatagatATCATAacatgtaactttttttttttttatagaaaccATAAAGGAAATTTGGTAATTTAATAAGAAACCAAGAACATATTtaaccttatttttatttattgtatttaaACTATTATGTAAATACTCTTTATTCCATTTTAAATGACATAGTTTGACGAGATACACTATTCACATATCtcgttttgaccgtattttttcacaaataaatgaaaacaaatattaatatataagatattaaatttgtttccATTAGTATTttcaaaacatcaaatttttataatttttactcatacaaaattgaaaatattaatgattaaagttgtataTATATTGACAAACATGAAATTATCAACTATATCGTTTATTTTAAGATGAAAAAGTAATTtctttcataaattatttttcatctaTACATCTATTcatctatacatataataaataggatacatgactttggtatggatttttcattatcccatttttaccctttatctatacatataataaataggatacatgactttggtatgaatttttcattatcccaattttaccctttaataattgttatttttttattaaaaaaaaataagggtcttttctttttcttcttattattggccactaaataattacttttttatgtttatttttctcatGCTTTACAGGTTCTATATGGAGTGTTTTCCAATGAAATGATATGAATATGATACAATAGCAAGGGTTGTACAATGTCGACGGACTTAATTTGTACCTATTCATTTATAAGGATTTTCTTTTGAAAGTAtgtggtttttttatttatattacaagactaaaattatttttgttgatgatgtgTAGACATTTGAATTATATATTGCTCCATTCTGAGGGAAATTCAAAAAAGGTACACACTTCGTCTGCATTCTAAATCCAATACAATAGTGTTGCCCTTATGATATAAATGTGGTTTTAATTCACTcttttcttacattttttttattcaaatttcttttatttaatttcattttgtttaggTGTCAATCTGTTTGCATTACTAATTCCATAATCTTTTTTTGTATACACAATACTTACACAAGGgtatttatataatttagtcACTATAATTCATATACGTTAGCAACATAGAAAACATTAATCACACAAGCGGATTAAGCGTTACGGTTTTTAGTTTGAATTTAGCTAATTGTTTTAGCATATGTTTTACTAAAATAGTTTTTGAACGCATTGATCTTCATTTTTGTAATGAATTTTTTGTACGCATTTTTACTTAATAGTTTTTTACATTTGATTCAACGTCTCtatgtgacttttttttttgttttacggCATCTCTAtgtaacttaatttttttttccataagtcaattattcataaaaaatttagaataatcttcaacatacataatagaaaatatggatcacacatacaggcgcggaacgcgccctGTCTGGCCGCTAGAAAATAATTAGGATTGGGTTAATAaccttttaagtaaaaaaataaatttattaaggttaataaactttattataaaattttttttttgttattatataatgATAATTATTTAGTTTATTAACACAATCCTCTTTCACAAATTAGTTTagataaaaaatcaaacttataataaattattgtttacaatttatttacgttaataaaatagaaaatgtggATCACACAAACAGGCGCGGAACGGCCAAACTTGGCCGCTAGtgtaaaataaaagtaataatatttttttcattgtaaTCAACACAACTcgctattattatttttaaagtgtGTATAGTCAAAAGAAATGAAATGGAGGGAGTAATCAAATTGGATTCAATCTCCAACCAGTATTAAAAAGTCAAAAGAAATgaaatggagggagtaattaatTTGGATTTTTCCTCCAACATGTAGTATTAAACAATTCTTCGTAATATGTTCAATTGAAACCTTATCAATCTATGCAACATAattcaacaataataaaaatgtctAAGTTTGGAACCTCCTTATTGGTGCCTTCTGTCCAAGAGATTGCAAAGCAACCCAGCATACAAGTTCCAAAACAATACCTTCAACCAAATCAAGATCCTATTGATGTATCCAATACAACTTCTTTACAACAAGTTCCAATCATTGACCTTAGTAAATTGTTATCTGAAGATTCATTTGAGCTAGAGAAGCTAGATCATGCATGTAAAGAATGGGGGTTCTTCCAGGTTTCAACTTTGAACTATTTTTTTGAACTTTGCACTATTAATGATCATCCTATATTATGTTTTTCACTAGTTTGAACAATTCTGAAGAAAAGTTTACATAATAATTactataaaatttaaagtaaattCAAATGAAATTTCGTTAGTTTGGTTCAGTGGTAATTAACGCTGGACTTGGTAGGAATGACCCTGGTTCGATTTCCCGCAACTGTGATCAGaaggggactgaaaccacttgatgcagCACTGACCCCCGAACTAGATTAGGTGATTCAGTGAGCCAGATACttatggtgaaaacaaaaaaaaaatatattatctatGGACTTGATGATCACTCTTCAGGGCCCTTAATTAAAAGAGTTTATACTTAGATTCTTAGATTTATTGATAATTTGTAATAAGGtggttaatttttaatttttttgacaataataagGTGGTTAATTTAACTACACGGTTCTCTAACTTGCTAGAAATGTTATCTTTGATGCTGTATGGCAAGAAGTAAGATTGTTTATGGGAGATACTTGCATGTTTCTTATTCAGAACTAGTGTTTTCTATTTTCAATGTTGCTGGTTCTATTCTGTTTGAATTCTGTTTTTCTGTGAATAATAATGCTAGCTTCAGACCAACAATGAAATGTTCTAAGTGGCAGGGGTCTTGAGCCTCTTAAGCAGGTGGTTAGGGATTCAATTCCTGACTTTTGTGTATGGAAAGAATTCGGTTGGAAGAAGAGAACTTATTTTATGTGTCCCATTGTTAACGGCGTTGAAAACTTTGTATTGTCTGGTTAATGCAATTCAACACTTTCatagattttcataaatttGTAAGATatctaaaattgaaattgattaCAGCTGATTAATCATGGAGTGAATCCTTCATTGGTGGATAATGTGAAGATAGGCGTTAAAGATTTCTTAAGTCTTCCAATGGAAGTGAAGAAGAAATTTTGGCAAACTCCAGAAGATATCGAGGGGTTTGGTCAATTGTTTGTTGTATCTGAGGATCAAAAGTTAGAATGGGCAGATTTATTCTTCACTACGACTCTTCCATCGTATGCAAGGAATCCCCGCTTATTTCCAAATA
It contains:
- the LOC123911582 gene encoding protein SRG1-like, which codes for MFKCGTSLLVPSVQELAKQANIEVPEKYLQPNQDPIVVSNTTSLQQVPIIDLSKLLSEDANELEKLDLACKEWGFFQLINHGVNPSLIENVKIGVKEFLTLPVEEKKKLWQTPNDIEGFGQLFVASEDQKLEWADLFFIATLPSYARNPRLFPNIPQPFRENLETYCLELKKVCITIIKHMEKALKVELNEILESFDDINQSMRFNYYPPCPKPENVIGLNPHSDAAALTILLQASDIEGLQIRKDGQWISIKPLTNAFVINIGDILEILTNGIYRSIEHRATVNSKKERISIATFHRPPMSKVLGPTPSLVTSEMPALFKTLTVEDYYKVFFSRQLQGKSCLDVMRIQNENNKP